In the genome of Mycobacterium kansasii ATCC 12478, one region contains:
- a CDS encoding 3-phenylpropionate/cinnamic acid dioxygenase subunit beta: MLGDHAPHQQRVGKPLPFNDERHLAAHQFLVDEAYLLDAQEYRHWLDLLTDDVHYFMPVRVTTALGAGFDTSPGMAHFDENKYSLSRRVARFLTEHAWTEDPPSRLRHYVTNVRTFACADDAHLVVESAELLFRSRGDVNDGALISCGREDLLRFDGRRWLLARRIILFDESVIRMQNLAVFL; the protein is encoded by the coding sequence CGCCACATCAGCAGCGGGTGGGAAAACCATTGCCGTTCAACGACGAAAGGCATTTGGCCGCGCATCAGTTCCTCGTCGATGAAGCGTATCTGCTCGATGCTCAGGAATATCGCCACTGGCTGGACTTGCTCACTGACGACGTCCATTACTTCATGCCGGTCCGGGTCACGACCGCGCTCGGTGCTGGTTTTGACACCTCGCCGGGCATGGCACATTTCGACGAGAACAAGTACTCGCTGAGCCGGCGGGTTGCACGGTTCCTGACCGAGCATGCCTGGACCGAGGATCCTCCGTCGAGGCTGCGGCACTACGTCACTAACGTTCGTACGTTTGCCTGTGCAGACGATGCACACCTGGTTGTCGAGTCGGCTGAATTGCTCTTCCGAAGCCGCGGCGATGTCAACGACGGTGCCTTGATCTCATGCGGCCGCGAAGACCTCTTGCGCTTTGATGGCCGGCGGTGGCTGCTGGCTCGTCGGATCATTTTGTTCGACGAGTCGGTCATCCGCATGCAGAATCTGGCGGTGTTCCTATGA